A genome region from Macrotis lagotis isolate mMagLag1 chromosome 4, bilby.v1.9.chrom.fasta, whole genome shotgun sequence includes the following:
- the ANKRD63 gene encoding ankyrin repeat domain-containing protein 63 — protein sequence MLKPKDLCPRAGTRTFLEAMQAGKVHLARFVLDALDRSIIDCRAEQGRTPLMVAVGLPDPALRARFVRLLLEQGAAVNLRDERGRTALSLACERGHLDAVQLLVQFSGDPEAADAAGNSPVMWAAACGHGAVLEFLVRSFRRLGLRLDRTNRAGLTALQLAAARGHGPCVQALTGPWGRAAAAAAARARGSASDSPPGRPGAQPSPERRRPSPRRLPRPLLARFARAAGGHGGEAGGGGKGSGRQRAPGGERPEFGRSMSLALGSVTEEEAARVRAAAQLPRAASPRASGAGRWRSQELLEGRAPAPAPAPAPGGLAPHPEGGPGRGRLVLRRRSTAPDIPSLVGEAPGSDGGPGPEPDSPPERRGPRQGGSEADAVVLQAQR from the coding sequence aTGCTGAAGCCCAAGGACCTGTGCCCCCGGGCGGGCACCCGCACCTTCCTGGAGGCCATGCAGGCCGGCAAGGTGCACCTGGCGCGCTTCGTGCTGGACGCCCTGGACCGCAGCATCATCGACTGCCGCGCGGAGCAGGGCCGCACGCCGCTGATGGTGGCCGTGGGGCTGCCGGACCCCGCGCTCCGGGCCCGCTTCGTGCGGCTGCTGCTGGAGCAGGGCGCCGCCGTGAACCTGCGCGACGAGCGCGGCCGCACGGCGCTGAGCCTGGCCTGCGAGCGCGGCCACCTGGACGCCGTGCAGCTGCTGGTGCAGTTCAGCGGCGACCCCGAGGCGGCCGACGCGGCCGGCAACAGCCCGGTGATGTGGGCGGCCGCCTGCGGCCACGGCGCCGTGCTCGAGTTCCTGGTGCGCTCCTTCCGCCGCCTGGGCCTGCGCCTCGACCGCACCAACCGCGCCGGCCTCACGGCCCTGCAGCTGGCGGCGGCCCGCGGCCACGGGCCCTGCGTGCAGGCGCTCACGGGGCCCTGGGGCCGCGCCGCGGCCGCCGCGGCCGCCCGCGCCCGGGGCTCCGCCTCCGACAGCCCCCCGGGCCGGCCCGGCGCCCAGCCCAGCCCCGAGCGGCGGCGGCCCAGCCCCCGGCGCCTGCCGCGGCCCCTCCTGGCGCGCTTCGCGCGGGCGGCCGGCGGCCACGGCGGCGAGGCGGGCGGCGGGGGCAAGGGCTCGGGCCGCCAGAGAGCGCCGGGCGGCGAGCGGCCCGAGTTCGGCCGCAGCATGAGCCTGGCGCTGGGCTCGGTGACGGAGGAGGAGGCGGCGCGCGTCCGGGCCGCGGCGCAGCTGCCCCGGGCCGCCTCCCCCCGGGCCTCGGGCGCCGGGCGCTGGCGCTCGCAGGAGCTGCTGGAGggccgggccccggccccggccccggccccggcccccggcggGCTCGCCCCGCACCCCGAGGGCGGCCCCGGCAGAGGCCGCCTGGTCCTGCGCCGCCGCTCCACCGCGCCGGACATCCCCAGCCTGGTGGGGGAGGCGCCGGGCTCGGACGGCGGCCCGGGGCCGGAGCCCGACTCGCCGCCCGAGCGGCGGGGCCCTCGGCAGGGGGGCAGCGAGGCGGACGCGGTGGTCCTGCAGGCCCAGCGGTGA